From the genome of Candidatus Nitrosocosmicus oleophilus, one region includes:
- a CDS encoding DnaJ domain-containing protein has product MDPKDYYSVFEFSPNSTDDEIRDTFHICALKYHPDKNKSMFPKRRNKGRYNY; this is encoded by the coding sequence ATGGATCCGAAAGACTATTATTCAGTATTTGAATTCTCGCCAAATTCAACTGATGATGAGATAAGAGATACATTTCACATTTGCGCTTTAAAGTATCATCCGGACAAAAATAAATCGATGTTCCCTAAAAGGAGAAATAAGGGACGCTATAACTATTAG
- a CDS encoding DNA polymerase domain-containing protein, producing MNKNINSIEKPFKIESYRDEVLNTASIDMEWIPYRGKYLHSKTQIFAAAFCTNWGERIVLHISQYQKTNESINSEKALIEDILFYFNQFPLTFGWYTTGVAIGKYDPRKKVFQVKGRDSDFFILHQRCLFHRIESPFEIGYNGKYITLKKGSKNKHIDLIKVFEKQVIKDYVLDGRYRTTSLDSVSSAILEISKYEGMDAGTTNILQKSTKLQKKYVKRDAELIMMLAQYRNCIVLRLMKIFSHYAKMDYYVVCHTSVSNWYSNKYEKMIERGDCTLSYTPYYSLEKKEIGGGHHTRSQRGLFVNTLVYELDAKGMYPTIVINNNLSFDTLNCICCKNTPSAYLDTETIKVINDNLMEQKIDRQVSNYWTCRKRKGALCMILEEVLTDREKYLRLIKEEKSKPCPNNLLLEEFHNCQMGAKLFANSGFGLFANKYFKFSNYKVAECITGEGRRIHKQMETLASREPFNFDIVFGFTDSIFFKIKEANCQNPEQTINQFIKQCKDKLGITLEIKNVFKNSIFYGINNRFVGVLDKENDRIIIKGLDGLAESNPLWIKKWVYEIIKQIITKPDSRFEIIPKLLDDAVFDLVNNACSSKNSIAEELSYSQKLRMHPTEYVSSNRTGKVGRLMNKDKGEVIQWYETKNIDKETSENYSTSAPDPENVNLDHYIDRLFEKLKRTLEITGFDVQEIKPEISRKILTMINSKSLS from the coding sequence TTGAATAAGAATATAAATTCAATCGAAAAACCATTTAAAATTGAGAGTTATAGAGATGAGGTGTTAAACACTGCTAGTATAGACATGGAATGGATTCCATACAGAGGTAAATATCTACATTCAAAAACTCAGATATTTGCAGCAGCTTTTTGCACCAATTGGGGAGAACGAATAGTGTTACATATATCTCAATATCAAAAAACTAACGAATCTATTAATTCAGAAAAAGCATTAATTGAGGATATCTTATTCTATTTTAACCAATTTCCATTAACATTTGGCTGGTATACTACTGGTGTTGCTATAGGCAAATACGATCCGAGAAAAAAGGTATTTCAAGTTAAAGGTAGAGATTCAGACTTTTTTATTTTGCATCAGAGATGTTTATTTCATAGAATTGAATCGCCATTTGAGATCGGTTACAATGGCAAATATATTACTTTGAAAAAAGGTTCTAAGAATAAACATATTGATCTCATTAAGGTATTTGAAAAGCAAGTAATAAAAGATTATGTTTTAGATGGACGATACAGAACTACCAGTCTGGACTCAGTAAGTTCTGCAATTCTAGAGATATCAAAATATGAAGGTATGGATGCAGGAACTACAAATATTTTACAAAAATCCACTAAACTTCAAAAAAAGTACGTCAAAAGAGATGCAGAATTGATAATGATGTTAGCACAATACAGAAATTGTATTGTTTTGAGATTGATGAAAATATTCTCACATTATGCTAAGATGGACTATTATGTGGTCTGTCATACAAGCGTTAGTAACTGGTATTCTAACAAATATGAAAAAATGATTGAGAGAGGTGATTGTACATTGAGTTATACCCCCTACTACAGTCTCGAAAAAAAAGAGATAGGAGGAGGTCATCATACTCGCTCGCAAAGGGGTTTATTTGTTAATACACTCGTTTATGAATTGGATGCGAAAGGAATGTATCCTACAATAGTAATAAATAATAATCTATCATTTGATACGTTAAATTGTATATGTTGTAAAAACACGCCTTCTGCATATTTGGACACTGAAACTATAAAGGTAATAAATGATAATTTAATGGAGCAAAAGATTGATAGACAAGTTTCAAATTATTGGACATGTAGGAAGAGAAAAGGAGCTTTATGCATGATACTGGAAGAGGTTCTGACAGATCGAGAAAAGTATCTGAGATTGATAAAGGAAGAAAAGTCAAAACCTTGTCCTAATAATTTACTTTTAGAAGAGTTTCACAATTGTCAAATGGGTGCGAAATTATTTGCAAATTCGGGATTTGGACTTTTTGCAAATAAATATTTTAAATTTTCAAATTATAAAGTAGCAGAGTGCATAACCGGAGAAGGAAGGCGAATCCATAAACAAATGGAGACTCTAGCATCCAGGGAACCTTTTAACTTTGACATTGTATTTGGATTTACTGACTCTATTTTCTTTAAAATAAAAGAAGCAAACTGTCAAAATCCTGAACAGACTATCAACCAATTTATCAAACAATGTAAAGACAAACTTGGAATTACGCTTGAAATAAAGAACGTATTCAAGAATTCGATATTTTATGGAATCAATAATAGATTTGTAGGCGTACTGGATAAAGAAAATGACAGGATAATAATTAAAGGATTGGACGGTTTAGCAGAATCCAATCCATTATGGATAAAAAAGTGGGTATATGAAATAATAAAACAGATTATTACAAAGCCAGACAGTAGGTTTGAGATTATACCAAAGTTGTTAGACGATGCTGTGTTCGACCTTGTCAATAATGCATGTAGCTCAAAAAACAGTATCGCAGAAGAACTGAGTTACTCTCAAAAACTAAGAATGCATCCAACAGAATACGTAAGTAGTAACAGGACGGGAAAAGTTGGGCGATTGATGAATAAGGATAAAGGAGAAGTAATTCAGTGGTATGAGACTAAAAATATAGATAAAGAAACGAGTGAAAACTACTCGACCTCTGCACCTGACCCTGAAAATGTAAATTTAGATCATTATATAGATCGATTGTTTGAAAAACTGAAAAGGACATTGGAAATTACAGGATTTGATGTACAGGAGATTAAACCCGAAATTTCGAGAAAAATACTCACTATGATAAATTCAAAAAGTCTATCTTAA
- a CDS encoding YncE family protein yields MSTESLLNAISHDIESKRKDLLDYRIIEMNNTVLDNHESYYLKQRNTKMYNYSSWISTISTDFYLKQLNSVIDIRYVADEDLFNQSLPVFWQIVKSLNLTSEFENSALYAPIIKTGSVPFSFGYNPSTKILYVSNAASNTISVINTRNNQVVSNIAVGQIPQDIAINTDLNQVYVANTGSKNIAIIDGLTNKITGQIDVGFTFDNMVLDPYQNLLFISDSLSSTLSIIDTISHNVFEKDIPITIKPVEMKINPITKQLFFLNQNYSVISMEYFSDSSRSPPQLGSPAIYLNGTQNWDIAVDQNTNKVYVSDNTEDIISVIDGFSLQKLKDIPVSYGPRYLSLSPYNDQLFVSHQENNTITIINRTTNEVEKTIHTRNNPLQSFYNGDMNIAYVSDIKNNGIFIIDGKTKNVSVGLEFVYEPAEIGYLNCNNKNYTNHAYAFFDTGSRLICYPVIFPNYTTTYQFSSLQYLDAIFNANFSEPPYHLEATNFGTALVKFTVIPDNLLGQIENVINSQFHDIFYSIFIVIIVAPIISWAIPYYISQRRKKIQLRHIRYHYTKIDNIYNEHNKYKTECLSILEEYRKDLVSLFHRGILEDSSYVFLNTHIVEYQKKLSNAGP; encoded by the coding sequence ATGTCAACTGAAAGTCTATTGAACGCTATTAGTCATGATATCGAAAGTAAGCGCAAAGACCTATTGGATTATCGCATTATTGAAATGAATAATACTGTTTTAGACAACCACGAAAGTTACTATTTAAAACAACGAAATACCAAAATGTATAATTATTCCTCATGGATATCTACTATTTCTACTGATTTTTACTTAAAACAACTTAATAGTGTAATAGATATAAGATACGTTGCAGATGAGGATCTATTCAATCAGTCGCTTCCTGTTTTTTGGCAAATTGTTAAATCATTGAATTTAACTTCCGAATTTGAAAATTCAGCTTTATATGCACCAATCATAAAAACAGGGAGTGTCCCTTTTTCTTTTGGATATAACCCCAGCACAAAAATACTGTATGTATCTAATGCCGCTTCAAATACTATATCTGTTATTAATACCCGTAATAATCAGGTGGTCTCAAACATTGCGGTTGGGCAAATTCCGCAAGATATAGCTATTAATACTGATTTGAATCAGGTATATGTTGCTAATACTGGATCAAAAAACATAGCCATTATTGATGGATTAACAAATAAAATCACTGGACAAATTGACGTTGGATTTACCTTTGATAACATGGTGTTGGATCCTTATCAAAATCTGTTATTTATTTCCGATAGTTTAAGCAGCACTCTCTCAATTATCGATACTATTTCACATAATGTGTTTGAAAAAGATATCCCTATTACCATTAAACCTGTGGAGATGAAAATTAATCCCATTACTAAACAACTCTTCTTTCTAAATCAAAACTATTCAGTTATATCTATGGAGTATTTTAGCGATTCCTCTAGAAGTCCCCCTCAACTTGGATCTCCCGCTATATATTTGAACGGGACTCAAAATTGGGATATAGCGGTAGACCAAAATACTAACAAAGTTTATGTTTCTGACAATACTGAAGATATCATATCTGTTATCGATGGTTTTAGCCTTCAGAAGCTTAAAGATATCCCGGTAAGCTATGGACCACGTTATTTGTCATTAAGCCCTTACAATGATCAGTTATTTGTATCGCATCAAGAGAACAATACTATAACAATAATTAATAGAACTACTAATGAAGTTGAAAAAACCATTCATACAAGGAATAATCCGTTACAATCTTTTTATAATGGAGATATGAATATTGCTTATGTTTCTGACATTAAAAATAATGGTATATTTATTATTGATGGAAAAACAAAAAATGTTTCTGTTGGATTAGAGTTCGTCTATGAACCAGCAGAAATTGGTTATTTAAATTGTAACAACAAAAATTATACTAACCACGCATACGCATTTTTTGATACAGGCAGCAGGTTAATTTGTTATCCTGTAATATTTCCAAATTATACTACAACCTATCAATTCAGTTCCCTCCAATACCTTGATGCTATATTTAATGCAAATTTTTCTGAGCCGCCTTATCATCTAGAAGCTACTAATTTTGGTACAGCACTAGTCAAGTTCACGGTCATACCTGATAATCTTTTGGGTCAAATAGAGAACGTGATAAATAGTCAATTTCATGACATCTTTTATAGTATTTTTATAGTTATAATAGTAGCACCCATAATAAGTTGGGCTATTCCTTATTACATATCACAAAGGAGGAAAAAAATACAATTAAGACACATCAGATATCATTATACAAAAATTGATAATATTTACAATGAGCATAACAAATACAAAACTGAATGTTTGTCAATTTTAGAAGAATATCGTAAGGATCTCGTTTCGTTATTTCATCGTGGAATTTTGGAAGACTCTTCATATGTATTTTTAAATACTCATATTGTTGAGTATCAGAAGAAATTGAGTAATGCCGGTCCCTAA
- a CDS encoding IS5-like element ISThar1 family transposase translates to MIDWPSYNRSLVQRGEILFSYDFLDGWGSEIENMNINKKGKPFVFPDSFILAIGYIRYLFHLPYRQTQGIIKATGKRLPANPPSYGHICKRINKLNIDIKRDKMDDDDDLIISIDSTGIKITNRGQWMDEKWNTQNRKGYLKIHVAVDIKTRKIIALEVTDEKVHDGKMLKKLVNHVLDSREPNTVKIKSVLADGAYDSNPNFVYLEDKKINPGIKVRRNSIVSPKNNRLRNNEVKLQAKDLLKWKTKRKYGQRWISETVFSAIKRMFGEYTSANRFQNMVKEIMIKVSLYNIFRRI, encoded by the coding sequence GTGATAGACTGGCCCTCTTACAATCGCTCATTAGTTCAACGCGGTGAGATCCTCTTCTCGTATGATTTCCTTGATGGTTGGGGTTCAGAGATAGAGAATATGAATATAAACAAAAAGGGTAAACCATTTGTATTTCCAGATTCTTTCATCTTGGCCATTGGTTACATTCGCTATTTATTTCACCTACCATACAGACAAACCCAAGGTATAATTAAGGCCACAGGAAAAAGGTTACCTGCTAATCCACCAAGTTATGGTCACATCTGTAAACGAATCAACAAGCTAAACATCGATATTAAAAGAGACAAGATGGATGACGATGATGACCTAATAATATCAATAGACAGTACAGGTATCAAGATTACTAACAGAGGTCAGTGGATGGATGAGAAATGGAATACACAAAATAGAAAAGGATATCTCAAGATCCACGTTGCTGTAGACATAAAGACCAGGAAAATCATTGCTTTGGAAGTGACAGATGAGAAGGTACATGATGGGAAAATGCTAAAGAAACTAGTCAATCATGTTTTGGATTCGAGAGAACCAAACACTGTAAAGATAAAATCGGTACTAGCTGATGGAGCCTATGATTCAAATCCAAACTTTGTGTATCTTGAGGACAAAAAGATCAATCCAGGTATAAAGGTAAGAAGGAACTCTATTGTTTCTCCTAAAAACAATAGGTTAAGGAACAACGAAGTAAAGTTACAAGCAAAGGATCTGTTGAAATGGAAGACAAAAAGAAAATACGGACAGAGATGGATATCTGAAACTGTGTTCTCAGCTATAAAGAGAATGTTTGGTGAATACACATCAGCAAACAGGTTTCAAAACATGGTAAAGGAGATCATGATAAAAGTATCATTGTATAACATTTTTAGAAGAATATAA